A stretch of the Vagococcus xieshaowenii genome encodes the following:
- a CDS encoding cysteine desulfurase family protein: MIYFDNSATTPINKTVLDTYVKTSERIMGNPSSLHFLGTQASRLIQQARFQIAELLGVEEPEIYFTSGGTEGDNWVIKGTAIEKHSFGKHLIVSSIEHSAVSSSAKQLEKLGFEIDIAPVDTRGFIDVARLKELIRPDTILVSTMLVNNEIGAIQPIDKISEVLADYPTIHYHVDAVQGLGKVPVKSWLTERVDFATFSSHKFHGPKGTGFIYWKLGRKLAPLLNGGGQEKGKRSGTENVPGIVAMSRAVRLHLEDEALKINHQTRLRDYLIESLQQFDKVTLFSEANDEFAPHIVCFGIKGIKGEVLVHAFEEKDIIISTTSACSSRAHTAGSTLGAMNVPNDKAITAVRVSFSDQSTMMEVEKFLTTLKHLNEKFSKIN, from the coding sequence ATGATATATTTTGATAATAGCGCGACAACTCCAATTAATAAAACAGTTTTAGATACCTATGTTAAGACAAGCGAACGTATTATGGGGAACCCGTCAAGTTTACACTTTTTAGGGACACAAGCTAGTCGTTTAATTCAGCAAGCGCGTTTTCAAATTGCAGAGTTATTAGGCGTAGAAGAGCCAGAAATTTACTTTACAAGTGGCGGAACTGAAGGTGATAATTGGGTAATTAAAGGTACTGCTATTGAGAAGCACTCGTTTGGTAAACATCTGATTGTTTCCTCAATTGAACATTCTGCGGTGTCATCATCAGCTAAACAGTTAGAAAAATTGGGCTTTGAAATTGATATTGCGCCAGTAGATACAAGGGGATTTATTGACGTTGCTCGATTAAAAGAGCTTATTCGACCAGATACTATTTTAGTATCAACTATGTTAGTGAATAATGAAATCGGCGCCATCCAACCGATTGATAAAATTAGTGAAGTGTTAGCAGACTATCCAACTATTCACTATCATGTGGATGCTGTTCAAGGATTAGGGAAAGTTCCTGTGAAGAGTTGGTTAACAGAACGTGTGGACTTTGCAACGTTTTCTTCTCATAAATTCCACGGACCTAAAGGAACTGGTTTTATTTATTGGAAACTTGGTCGTAAACTTGCGCCACTTTTAAATGGTGGAGGTCAAGAAAAAGGGAAACGTAGTGGGACTGAAAATGTACCAGGCATTGTTGCCATGTCACGTGCCGTTCGTTTACATTTAGAAGATGAAGCATTGAAAATTAACCATCAAACTCGTTTAAGAGACTATTTAATCGAATCGCTTCAACAATTTGATAAAGTTACGTTATTTAGTGAAGCAAATGATGAATTTGCCCCACATATTGTTTGTTTTGGCATTAAAGGGATTAAGGGTGAAGTATTAGTTCATGCCTTTGAAGAAAAAGATATTATTATATCTACCACAAGTGCGTGTTCAAGTCGAGCTCATACAGCAGGAAGTACGCTAGGTGCGATGAATGTGCCTAATGACAAGGCGATTACAGCAGTACGTGTTAGTTTTAGTGACCAATCCACAATGATGGAAGTAGAGAAATTTTTAACCACTTTGAAACATTTGAATGAAAAATTTTCAAAGATTAATTAG
- a CDS encoding Fur family transcriptional regulator yields MSREEVAFAIEELKKSNIRITPQRHAVLEYLIESHEHPTADEIYQALVPRFPNMSVATVYNNLRLFTKIGFVQEMPYGDSSSRFDFTSKKHYHAICKSCGKIVDTVYPGLEDVEMAVERLTGYQINSHRLELYGICPDCQKK; encoded by the coding sequence ATGTCACGTGAAGAAGTAGCGTTTGCTATCGAAGAGTTGAAAAAGTCCAATATTCGTATTACCCCACAACGACATGCGGTATTAGAATACTTGATTGAAAGTCATGAACATCCAACAGCGGATGAAATTTATCAAGCATTAGTCCCTCGTTTTCCTAATATGAGTGTCGCAACAGTCTATAATAATTTGAGATTATTTACCAAAATTGGTTTTGTACAAGAGATGCCATACGGAGACTCATCTAGTCGGTTTGATTTTACATCAAAAAAACATTACCATGCAATTTGCAAATCTTGTGGCAAAATTGTTGATACTGTTTATCCTGGATTAGAAGATGTTGAAATGGCAGTCGAACGCTTAACTGGCTATCAAATAAATAGTCATCGCTTAGAACTTTATGGTATTTGTCCAGATTGTCAAAAAAAATAG
- a CDS encoding Veg family protein, which yields MPMTLSTIKKEMEQNIGKKLVLTAQTGRKRHTEHSGVLSETYPSIFIVDLESDDNAYDRVSYSYADILTETVAIEFV from the coding sequence ATGCCAATGACATTATCAACAATTAAAAAGGAAATGGAACAGAATATAGGGAAAAAATTAGTATTGACTGCTCAAACAGGGCGTAAACGTCATACTGAACATTCCGGTGTTCTATCAGAAACTTATCCATCTATTTTTATTGTAGATTTAGAATCTGATGATAATGCTTATGATCGTGTATCATATAGCTATGCAGATATCTTAACTGAAACAGTAGCAATTGAATTTGTCTAA
- a CDS encoding sigma-70 family RNA polymerase sigma factor translates to MVEERQLIIDAKQGKVDAFEKLFIKYRPVVYKLYAEYYIQGFELEDWLQEGQIVCYNSLSSFDLSKGNSFGSFFKMNFKRHIISLIRHQNALKRTIDFNSVSLEATLAEQGDYCLMKDDSMIVNATDFVHVKDRLETFVIRLSKFEREVFKEYVEGSEAKDIATNLVCNVDRVNNALDRIKKKLKIQLI, encoded by the coding sequence GTGGTAGAAGAAAGACAATTGATAATTGATGCGAAACAAGGAAAGGTAGATGCATTTGAAAAGTTATTTATTAAGTATCGGCCTGTTGTTTATAAGTTATATGCCGAGTATTATATTCAAGGCTTTGAATTAGAAGATTGGCTTCAGGAAGGACAGATTGTTTGTTATAATTCGTTATCTTCATTTGATCTTTCTAAAGGGAATTCTTTTGGCTCTTTTTTCAAAATGAATTTTAAAAGACACATTATTAGTTTAATTAGACATCAAAACGCATTAAAAAGAACGATTGATTTCAATTCTGTTTCTTTAGAAGCTACACTAGCAGAACAAGGGGATTATTGTTTAATGAAAGACGATAGTATGATTGTAAATGCAACAGATTTTGTTCATGTAAAGGATAGATTAGAAACATTTGTTATCAGATTGTCAAAATTTGAAAGGGAAGTGTTTAAAGAGTATGTGGAAGGATCAGAAGCCAAAGATATCGCAACTAATTTAGTATGCAATGTGGATAGGGTTAATAATGCATTGGATAGAATTAAGAAAAAACTGAAAATACAATTAATATAA
- a CDS encoding DUF1694 domain-containing protein: MNSRDINEYLQKEFSGKNTFKQDQNKQYLGILAERVKVFITKQQANNKDYQLTLNTIIQNNPGGQIKINANLDMKLRLTYMKIAQKNNIPFTIIDHESELANSNQISVIYHFNEIVTQSIQDISNLT, from the coding sequence ATGAATAGTAGAGATATAAATGAATACCTACAAAAAGAATTTTCCGGTAAAAATACGTTTAAACAAGACCAAAATAAACAGTATCTTGGTATATTAGCTGAAAGAGTAAAAGTTTTTATCACAAAACAACAAGCTAATAATAAAGATTATCAACTCACATTAAATACCATTATCCAAAATAATCCAGGTGGCCAAATTAAAATAAATGCAAATTTAGATATGAAATTAAGACTGACTTATATGAAAATCGCACAAAAAAATAACATACCATTTACTATTATTGATCATGAAAGTGAATTGGCTAATTCAAATCAAATTTCTGTTATTTATCATTTTAATGAGATCGTCACCCAATCTATACAAGATATTAGTAATCTAACTTAA
- a CDS encoding HAD family hydrolase: MDNFEQAREFHQVFDEIENNRPHVLTNEEAGFRMGFKIEEIVEFLYASAAGDKECFEQLVEELSKSVKQAKEKIMVKHVEERMEVPDVLVGQVDAMLDLLYFVNGTFVRMGVDPRPLSKIVHQANMGKLFPDGKPHYDAVTGKVLKPSNWEKDFAPEEKIKAELLKQLKKK; the protein is encoded by the coding sequence TTGGATAACTTTGAACAAGCCCGAGAATTTCATCAAGTATTTGATGAAATAGAAAATAATCGACCGCATGTGTTGACGAATGAAGAAGCAGGTTTTCGAATGGGATTTAAAATAGAAGAAATAGTTGAGTTTTTGTATGCAAGTGCAGCAGGTGACAAAGAGTGTTTCGAACAATTGGTTGAGGAGTTGTCTAAAAGTGTTAAACAAGCAAAAGAAAAAATCATGGTCAAACATGTAGAAGAAAGAATGGAAGTGCCAGATGTCTTAGTGGGACAAGTAGATGCTATGTTAGATTTACTTTATTTTGTGAATGGTACATTTGTTAGAATGGGTGTAGATCCGCGTCCATTATCGAAAATTGTTCATCAAGCTAACATGGGGAAATTATTTCCAGACGGGAAACCACATTACGATGCAGTAACAGGCAAGGTATTGAAACCCTCTAATTGGGAGAAAGATTTTGCGCCTGAAGAAAAAATAAAAGCTGAGCTATTGAAACAACTTAAGAAGAAATAG
- the thiI gene encoding tRNA uracil 4-sulfurtransferase ThiI produces the protein MLEYSEIMVRYGELSTKGKNRKQFIQQLARNVRAALQAYPNVKVSAMRDRMHLILNGENGEEIVDKLQYVFGIQSFSPAIKVEKELETIYAQSVALVQKVYQEGQTFKVNARRSDHDFELDTFALNREIGYHVIQAIPDIIVKMKQPDVELRVEVRRDAAYLSVETIKGAGGLPVGTSGRGMLMLSGGIDSPVAGYLAMKRGVEIEAVHFHSPPYTSEQALNKAKDLTVKLTPYVGNIQFIMVPFTEIQEEIKAQVPSGYLMTITRRFMMRLTDKIREERKGLAIINGESLGQVASQTLESMTAINAVTHTPVIRPVVTMDKNEIIEIAERIDTFDLAVMPFEDCCTIFAPPAPKTKPRLDKVEEYEKRLDVDGLVQRAFDAIVIQGIRSTDSFLSAHSNEFEDLL, from the coding sequence ATGTTAGAGTATTCAGAAATCATGGTTCGCTACGGTGAGCTCTCAACAAAAGGAAAAAACCGTAAACAATTTATTCAACAATTAGCACGAAATGTTCGAGCAGCACTACAAGCTTATCCAAATGTAAAAGTAAGTGCAATGAGAGATAGAATGCACTTGATTTTAAATGGTGAAAATGGCGAAGAAATTGTGGATAAATTACAATATGTATTTGGTATCCAAAGTTTTTCTCCAGCGATAAAAGTTGAAAAAGAACTAGAAACAATTTATGCACAATCGGTGGCCTTAGTTCAAAAAGTTTATCAAGAAGGTCAAACGTTTAAAGTAAATGCCCGTCGCTCAGATCATGATTTTGAATTAGATACGTTTGCTTTGAATCGTGAAATTGGCTACCACGTCATTCAAGCAATACCAGATATTATCGTGAAAATGAAGCAACCCGATGTTGAATTACGCGTTGAAGTGCGTAGAGATGCTGCTTATTTATCAGTTGAAACGATTAAAGGGGCAGGTGGCTTACCTGTTGGAACAAGTGGTCGCGGTATGCTGATGTTATCTGGTGGAATTGACTCGCCAGTTGCAGGCTACTTAGCAATGAAACGTGGTGTGGAAATTGAAGCTGTTCATTTCCATAGTCCGCCTTATACTAGTGAACAAGCGTTAAATAAGGCGAAAGATTTAACTGTTAAATTAACACCATATGTTGGGAATATTCAATTTATTATGGTACCATTCACTGAAATTCAAGAAGAAATTAAAGCACAGGTGCCTAGTGGATATTTGATGACGATTACCCGTCGTTTCATGATGCGATTAACCGATAAGATTCGTGAAGAACGTAAAGGATTAGCCATTATCAATGGTGAGTCTCTTGGCCAAGTCGCTTCACAAACACTAGAAAGTATGACCGCTATTAATGCGGTAACGCACACCCCTGTTATTCGTCCTGTCGTTACCATGGATAAAAATGAGATCATTGAAATTGCAGAACGTATTGATACGTTTGATTTAGCTGTGATGCCATTTGAAGATTGTTGCACTATTTTTGCCCCACCAGCACCAAAAACAAAACCTCGTCTAGATAAAGTAGAAGAGTATGAAAAACGATTGGATGTGGATGGTTTAGTACAACGAGCATTTGATGCAATCGTTATCCAAGGTATTCGTTCAACGGATAGTTTTTTATCTGCACACTCAAATGAGTTTGAAGACTTACTATAA
- a CDS encoding septation ring formation regulator EzrA: MKTSTILFVFLTIIIIIAILYVVAVLMKRKNEEKLDELEERKVALFDLPVFEEVQEVKRMHLVGQSQNTFREWNQRWADISTAAFAELESKIFEVESLNDTFRFIKVKDSLEVAFNKMDSMEQEVSMIRAGLKELKTSEERNSEAVQEALDKYEMIKESVKNAENQFGPATENIKQRVVSIENEFTQFVSLNTAGDPMEARGVLEEAEKHTKELATIVEEIPPLFEKLHTEYPAQIKEIETGYKQMKQDHYQFPEIDIDQEIAKVKEKLSEANDVLGKGELTEVASMNNVIEEQIDYLYDVLETEIKGRDYVKTNLTTVSDYVTHVEKNNRQLMIELDHTSQSYALNNNELGRARGFQTKVEELGQEMTNLNEAVKNKEVVYSHAEKNLKDSFSILKEVEGQQVEISSSLKDLRKDEKAAASKIDGYEFTLKTLKRRVDKQRLPGVPQTYLDYFFVASDRLEELTTELNRLRIDMTYINKLVALVEADLEALETKTDELINSAALTEQMLQYANRYRHSHKNVADAMERSLMLFSQEFKYQEALDEIGVALEQVEPGAFQRIESYFYKNQSEEII, encoded by the coding sequence ATGAAAACATCGACGATCCTTTTTGTATTCTTGACGATTATTATCATTATTGCAATTTTGTATGTAGTTGCAGTCTTGATGAAACGTAAGAATGAAGAAAAATTGGATGAACTAGAAGAAAGAAAAGTAGCATTATTTGATTTACCTGTTTTTGAAGAAGTTCAAGAGGTAAAACGAATGCACTTAGTAGGACAAAGTCAAAATACTTTTCGTGAATGGAATCAGAGATGGGCGGATATTTCAACCGCTGCTTTCGCAGAATTAGAAAGTAAAATTTTTGAGGTAGAAAGTTTAAATGATACCTTCCGTTTTATAAAAGTAAAAGATTCTCTTGAAGTGGCCTTTAATAAAATGGATAGTATGGAACAAGAAGTATCTATGATTCGTGCGGGCTTAAAAGAGTTGAAAACTAGTGAAGAGCGTAATTCAGAAGCAGTTCAAGAAGCACTAGATAAATATGAAATGATTAAAGAAAGTGTTAAAAACGCTGAAAATCAATTTGGTCCAGCAACAGAAAATATTAAGCAACGTGTGGTTAGTATTGAAAATGAATTCACACAATTTGTGTCATTAAATACTGCAGGTGACCCAATGGAAGCTCGTGGTGTATTAGAAGAAGCAGAAAAGCACACCAAAGAATTAGCAACGATTGTCGAAGAAATACCACCATTATTTGAGAAGCTTCATACAGAATATCCAGCGCAAATTAAAGAAATCGAAACTGGTTATAAACAAATGAAACAAGATCACTACCAATTCCCAGAAATTGATATTGATCAAGAAATTGCAAAAGTAAAAGAAAAATTATCAGAAGCAAATGACGTGTTAGGTAAAGGTGAATTAACAGAAGTTGCTAGTATGAATAACGTAATTGAGGAACAAATTGATTACTTATATGATGTATTAGAAACCGAAATTAAAGGCCGTGACTATGTGAAGACTAACTTAACAACGGTAAGCGACTATGTCACACATGTCGAGAAGAATAATCGTCAATTAATGATTGAATTAGATCATACGTCTCAAAGCTACGCACTTAACAACAATGAATTAGGAAGAGCTCGTGGTTTCCAAACAAAAGTTGAGGAACTAGGCCAAGAAATGACTAATTTAAACGAAGCTGTTAAAAATAAAGAAGTTGTTTATAGTCATGCTGAGAAAAATTTAAAAGATAGCTTTAGTATTCTTAAAGAAGTTGAAGGCCAACAAGTAGAAATCAGTTCATCACTAAAAGATTTACGCAAAGATGAAAAAGCAGCAGCAAGTAAAATTGATGGTTATGAATTCACGCTAAAAACATTAAAGCGTCGTGTAGACAAGCAACGTCTGCCTGGTGTTCCTCAAACATACTTGGATTATTTCTTTGTCGCATCTGACCGTTTAGAAGAATTAACAACCGAATTAAATCGATTAAGAATTGATATGACATATATTAATAAGTTAGTGGCTTTAGTAGAGGCTGATTTAGAAGCATTAGAAACAAAAACAGATGAATTGATTAATAGTGCAGCATTAACTGAACAAATGTTACAATATGCTAATCGTTATCGTCACTCACATAAGAATGTGGCAGATGCCATGGAACGTAGCTTAATGTTATTCTCTCAAGAATTTAAATACCAAGAAGCTTTAGATGAAATTGGTGTTGCCTTAGAGCAAGTTGAACCAGGCGCATTCCAACGCATTGAATCATATTTCTACAAAAATCAATCAGAAGAAATAATCTAA
- a CDS encoding VOC family protein, producing the protein MFNEFKIETVYLNVKNLDNMATFYEKAIGLSIISKTDSQISLGIQADQTTLIVLEQIDGGLRSQTEAGLYHTAFLLPTRSDLANYLIFASQHNIPLEGAADHGYSEALYLTDPEGNGVEIYVDKPKSDWTILPSGEIVGVTEPLDIEDLIGTATKPAEKFPSQTFIGHVHLSVIDLKLGEQFLTKELAMNVTYRFGQQALFFGSEGYHHQLAMNTWSQPSQAKQHETTGLKRIDIKTSSAFIQQLPINESKQASVTLIDSNNNISYFLHQ; encoded by the coding sequence ATGTTTAATGAGTTTAAAATAGAAACAGTTTATCTGAATGTAAAAAATCTAGACAATATGGCAACTTTTTATGAGAAAGCAATCGGTCTTTCTATTATTAGTAAAACAGACAGTCAAATATCTCTTGGTATCCAAGCAGATCAAACAACTTTAATTGTATTAGAACAAATAGACGGTGGTCTGCGTAGTCAAACTGAGGCAGGTCTTTACCATACAGCTTTTTTACTGCCTACTCGAAGTGACTTAGCTAATTATTTAATCTTTGCCAGTCAACACAATATCCCTTTAGAAGGTGCTGCTGACCACGGTTATAGCGAAGCCCTATACTTAACTGATCCAGAAGGCAATGGAGTAGAAATTTATGTAGACAAGCCTAAAAGTGATTGGACAATTTTACCATCTGGAGAAATTGTTGGAGTAACGGAACCTCTAGATATTGAAGATTTAATTGGTACAGCAACAAAGCCTGCTGAAAAATTTCCTAGTCAAACATTTATCGGGCACGTACATTTAAGTGTCATAGATTTGAAACTAGGTGAACAATTTTTAACTAAAGAATTAGCAATGAATGTAACTTACCGATTTGGACAACAAGCTCTTTTCTTTGGATCTGAAGGTTATCATCACCAGTTAGCGATGAATACATGGTCACAACCTAGCCAAGCTAAACAACATGAAACCACAGGATTGAAAAGAATTGACATTAAAACGTCCTCTGCCTTTATTCAACAATTACCTATCAATGAATCTAAACAAGCATCTGTTACACTTATTGATTCAAATAATAATATAAGCTACTTTTTACACCAATAG
- a CDS encoding asparaginase: MKKILILHTGGTIAMSQDESGGVSTTSTNPLMNLHVSATDEVELIVEDILNVPSPHITPQHMLLIKNRIEKAVKEQFNAVVVTHGTDTLEETAYFLDITVGDLLPIVLTGAMRSSNEIGADGLYNFQSAIKVAMSDEAIGKGTLVVMNDEIHTARFVTKTHTTNVATFRTPTFGPIGLIAKDSVRFYQELIRHETLPVNQVDGLIPIIKAYAGMGDTLTLFTQTKIDGIVIEALGAGNLPPKTMPSINKLLENNIPIVLVSRCFNGVTSGVYDYEGGGRQLQRKGVMFCDGINSQKARLKLLVALNASLKDDELYQFITQ; the protein is encoded by the coding sequence ATGAAAAAAATTTTAATATTACATACTGGTGGCACAATCGCGATGTCACAAGATGAATCAGGTGGCGTTTCTACAACATCAACTAACCCGTTAATGAATTTGCACGTTTCTGCTACTGATGAAGTAGAGCTAATTGTTGAAGATATTTTAAACGTCCCTTCTCCTCATATTACACCACAACATATGTTATTAATAAAAAACCGTATAGAAAAAGCTGTCAAAGAACAATTCAATGCCGTAGTAGTTACTCATGGAACAGACACCTTAGAAGAGACCGCTTACTTTTTAGACATTACAGTAGGGGATTTACTGCCTATCGTCTTAACGGGCGCTATGCGTTCAAGTAACGAAATTGGGGCAGATGGCCTATATAATTTTCAATCAGCTATTAAAGTAGCCATGTCTGACGAAGCTATAGGTAAAGGCACACTCGTTGTAATGAACGATGAAATACATACGGCACGTTTTGTGACAAAAACCCATACAACCAACGTGGCAACCTTCAGAACGCCAACTTTTGGACCCATTGGACTAATAGCTAAAGATAGCGTCCGTTTTTATCAAGAATTGATTCGACACGAAACACTACCTGTTAACCAAGTAGACGGACTTATTCCAATTATTAAAGCCTACGCGGGAATGGGCGATACCTTAACCTTATTTACTCAAACGAAAATTGATGGCATCGTAATTGAAGCTCTAGGTGCAGGTAATTTACCTCCAAAAACTATGCCTTCAATTAACAAATTACTAGAAAATAATATTCCTATTGTTCTAGTTTCTCGTTGCTTTAACGGTGTGACCTCTGGCGTTTATGATTACGAAGGTGGCGGACGTCAGTTACAACGTAAAGGTGTTATGTTCTGCGATGGCATTAACAGTCAAAAAGCCCGCTTAAAATTATTAGTCGCTCTTAACGCTTCTCTTAAAGATGATGAACTATATCAATTTATTACTCAATAA
- a CDS encoding DUF72 domain-containing protein codes for MLLGMTSWSEHQALDPTKRQLTLNDYASKLPVVEIDTFFYGLKEASTVESWVKSTPDGFKFVVKTHQCMTQHRNWQDFFENEKELYDRFLTSLAPMINAGKLGCLLLQFPPFFDCTSEHIVYLKRLRKIFDGLPLAVEFRHDSWFEERLLPQTIRFMEEHFFSLVVVDEPQVKSASVPWVPAVTNNRFVLVRLHGRNQAGWLDKSEDWRKKRTLYDYSDSELVGIGQELYRLGRNTEQVMVIFNNNSGGHAAKNCLQLKELLSIEYEGLNPEQTQLF; via the coding sequence ATGTTACTTGGAATGACCAGTTGGAGCGAACATCAGGCATTGGACCCAACCAAGCGTCAATTAACGTTGAATGATTACGCGTCGAAGTTACCTGTAGTTGAAATTGATACATTTTTTTATGGATTAAAAGAAGCAAGCACTGTTGAAAGTTGGGTGAAGAGCACGCCAGATGGCTTTAAGTTTGTTGTTAAAACGCACCAATGTATGACGCAACATAGAAACTGGCAAGATTTTTTTGAGAATGAAAAAGAATTATATGATAGATTTTTAACAAGTTTAGCCCCAATGATCAATGCTGGAAAATTAGGCTGCTTGTTATTACAGTTTCCTCCTTTTTTTGATTGTACAAGTGAACATATTGTCTACTTGAAGCGTCTGCGTAAAATTTTTGACGGGCTGCCACTAGCTGTTGAATTTCGTCATGACTCTTGGTTTGAAGAGCGTTTATTACCACAAACCATTCGCTTTATGGAAGAACATTTTTTTAGCTTAGTGGTAGTGGATGAGCCACAAGTAAAAAGTGCCTCTGTCCCATGGGTTCCAGCGGTAACTAATAATCGCTTCGTATTAGTTCGTTTACATGGAAGAAATCAAGCAGGATGGCTAGATAAATCAGAAGACTGGCGTAAAAAAAGAACACTGTATGATTATTCTGATTCGGAGCTAGTGGGCATTGGCCAAGAGTTGTATCGCTTGGGACGTAATACTGAGCAAGTGATGGTTATTTTTAATAATAATTCAGGTGGACATGCTGCCAAAAATTGTTTGCAATTAAAGGAATTATTAAGCATTGAATATGAAGGATTAAATCCTGAACAGACACAATTATTTTAA
- the purB gene encoding adenylosuccinate lyase, with product MLERYTRPEMKAIWTEENKYKAWLEVEILAAEAWAQMGEIPQADVDKIRRDASFDVERILEIEQQTRHDVVAFTRTVSESLGDESKWIHYGLTSTDVVDTAYGYLLKQANEILKKDLNHFLEVIGNKAKEHKYTVMMGRTHGVHAEPTTFGLKLALWYSEMKRNIERFEHAAKGVEAGKISGAVGTFANTPPTVEAFVCDKLGIRAQDISTQVLPRDLHAEYISTMALIATSIEKFATEIRGLQKSETREVEEFFAKGQKGSSAMPHKRNPIGSENMTGLARVIRGHVVTALENVTLWHERDISHSSAERIIIPDTTILLNYMLNRFSNIVEHLTVFPENMKRNMDATYGLIYSQRVLLKLIDHGMTREEAYDLVQPKTAYAWDNQTQFRPLLEADEKIMAALSMEDLNDAFDYNWHMKYVDDLFERVGLGR from the coding sequence ATGTTAGAAAGATATACAAGACCAGAGATGAAGGCAATTTGGACGGAGGAGAACAAGTATAAGGCTTGGCTAGAGGTTGAAATCTTAGCGGCAGAAGCTTGGGCGCAAATGGGAGAAATTCCTCAAGCAGATGTCGACAAAATTCGTCGTGATGCTTCATTTGATGTAGAACGTATTTTAGAAATTGAACAACAAACAAGACATGATGTCGTCGCTTTCACGCGTACAGTTTCAGAAAGTTTAGGTGATGAAAGTAAATGGATTCATTATGGCTTAACAAGTACGGATGTAGTAGACACTGCTTATGGTTATTTATTAAAACAAGCAAATGAGATTTTGAAAAAAGATTTAAACCATTTCTTAGAGGTGATTGGTAATAAAGCCAAAGAACATAAGTATACAGTTATGATGGGCCGTACCCACGGTGTACATGCCGAACCAACAACATTTGGATTGAAATTGGCGCTATGGTATTCAGAGATGAAACGTAACATCGAACGTTTTGAACATGCAGCTAAGGGAGTAGAAGCAGGAAAAATTAGTGGAGCGGTTGGAACCTTCGCCAATACCCCTCCAACAGTAGAAGCCTTTGTTTGTGATAAGTTAGGTATTCGCGCGCAAGATATTTCTACACAAGTATTACCACGTGATTTGCATGCGGAATATATTTCAACAATGGCATTAATTGCTACAAGTATCGAAAAATTTGCAACAGAGATCCGCGGTTTACAAAAATCTGAAACACGTGAAGTGGAAGAGTTTTTTGCAAAAGGTCAAAAAGGTTCTTCGGCGATGCCTCACAAACGTAACCCAATTGGTTCAGAAAATATGACAGGCTTAGCACGTGTTATTCGTGGTCATGTAGTAACTGCTTTGGAAAATGTAACTTTATGGCATGAAAGAGATATCTCTCACAGTTCAGCTGAACGTATCATTATCCCAGATACTACCATCTTACTAAATTACATGTTGAACCGTTTTTCTAATATTGTGGAGCATTTAACAGTCTTTCCAGAGAATATGAAACGCAATATGGATGCAACGTATGGCTTGATTTACAGTCAACGCGTATTATTGAAATTGATTGATCACGGCATGACACGTGAAGAGGCCTATGATTTAGTACAACCTAAAACAGCTTATGCATGGGATAATCAAACGCAATTTCGTCCGTTATTAGAAGCAGACGAAAAAATTATGGCTGCTCTAAGTATGGAAGATCTAAATGATGCCTTTGATTATAATTGGCATATGAAATATGTAGATGATTTATTTGAGCGTGTCGGTCTAGGAAGATAA